One region of Nevskia ramosa DSM 11499 genomic DNA includes:
- a CDS encoding DUF3325 domain-containing protein, with amino-acid sequence MADSLLLIIAAGAAYLGFALFALSQSRHWQQVAPSHVAQPPQKKALRLLGSLALALSLSCAWLRDGAAFGSVLWLLLLSVAAPSLVFTLSWRPHWLQRLAQRLATPHPRHSRSIKRGPLHRG; translated from the coding sequence ATGGCTGACAGCTTGCTGCTGATCATTGCCGCGGGCGCGGCTTATCTCGGCTTCGCGCTGTTTGCCCTGTCGCAGTCGCGACACTGGCAGCAGGTGGCGCCCAGCCATGTCGCGCAGCCGCCGCAGAAGAAAGCGCTGCGACTGCTGGGCAGCCTGGCGCTTGCCTTGTCGCTGAGCTGTGCCTGGTTGCGCGATGGCGCGGCGTTTGGCTCCGTGCTGTGGCTGCTGCTGTTGAGCGTTGCCGCGCCGTCGCTGGTGTTCACTCTGAGCTGGCGTCCGCACTGGCTGCAGCGGCTGGCGCAGCGCCTGGCGACCCCGCATCCAAGACATTCTCGATCGATCAAAAGAGGCCCGTTGCACCGGGGCTAG